In Candidatus Auribacterota bacterium, the following proteins share a genomic window:
- a CDS encoding DNA ligase, translated as MPSTLKRKRYCALARQKPSGKPLYVIQKHAARTLHYDFRLQVGGVLKSWAVPKGPSTDSRDRRLAVPVEDHPIDYAFFEGVIPEGHYGAGVVLVWDIGTYRNLGEKSGSAVSVDDALEQGRVAVWIEGQKLKGGYTLVRTAAGGERRWLLIKMDDDEADRRRNPVSTEPQSVLTGRTIEEIAREESCQRVGVKKKS; from the coding sequence TTGCCATCGACCCTGAAGCGTAAGAGATATTGCGCGCTGGCCCGGCAAAAGCCGTCCGGGAAACCTCTCTATGTCATCCAAAAGCACGCCGCCAGGACGCTCCACTATGATTTTCGCCTCCAGGTCGGAGGGGTGCTCAAATCCTGGGCGGTGCCCAAGGGGCCATCCACCGACTCGCGCGACAGGCGGCTCGCCGTACCCGTGGAGGATCATCCGATCGACTATGCCTTTTTTGAGGGGGTGATTCCTGAAGGGCATTATGGCGCAGGCGTGGTGCTCGTATGGGATATCGGCACCTATCGGAATCTCGGGGAGAAAAGCGGAAGCGCAGTTTCCGTGGATGACGCCCTGGAACAAGGGCGCGTCGCGGTGTGGATTGAGGGACAGAAGCTCAAGGGAGGGTACACCTTGGTCCGGACGGCGGCAGGTGGAGAGCGGCGCTGGCTCCTGATTAAGATGGACGACGACGAGGCCGACCGGCGCCGCAATCCCGTGAGCACGGAGCCTCAGTCGGTCTTGACCGGGCGCACGATCGAAGAGATTGCGAGAGAAGAGTCGTGCCAGCGTGTGGGCGTGAAGAAAAAGAGCTGA